The Chryseolinea soli genome contains a region encoding:
- a CDS encoding amidohydrolase, protein MKKVFFCLMGSLIVFASIAQVNPKLQAKIDEQAKQLEPKVIEWRRHFHQYPELSDQEVKTAAYVAEHLKKLGIEVQTGVAKTGVVGLLKGGKPGPVIALRADMDALPVIERNSLPFASKEKAMLNGTEVGVMHACGHDTHVAILMAVAEILAKNKNDLKGTVKFIFQPAEEGSLPGLTGGANLMVQEGVLENPKVDVVFGMHIQSISPLGRITYRPAGMMAASDWFYINIKGRQSHGAAPWMGIDPIVVGSQIILGLQTIVSRQTELTKEAAVITVGKFQAGVRENIIPEEAQLAGTIRTLDEDMQKKIHEKIRLTATKIAESAGATAEVTIENKTPVTYNDIPLTERMVASLQKAAGAENVARINAVTGAEDFAFYQKKVPGFFFFVGAMPPDQDPSKVPAHHTPDFMIDERGMLTGLKAMLDVTLDYMYMPASVSSKK, encoded by the coding sequence ATGAAGAAAGTTTTTTTCTGCCTCATGGGCAGCCTCATCGTGTTTGCATCGATTGCGCAGGTAAACCCTAAGCTGCAAGCTAAAATAGATGAACAAGCCAAACAACTTGAGCCCAAAGTTATTGAGTGGCGCCGCCACTTTCACCAATACCCGGAGCTGTCGGACCAGGAAGTGAAGACCGCCGCTTATGTAGCCGAGCACCTGAAAAAGCTGGGCATCGAAGTACAAACCGGTGTGGCCAAGACCGGCGTAGTGGGCCTGTTGAAGGGCGGTAAACCTGGGCCGGTCATTGCCTTGCGGGCGGACATGGACGCATTGCCGGTCATTGAACGCAATAGCCTTCCCTTTGCCTCCAAAGAAAAAGCCATGCTCAACGGCACCGAAGTCGGCGTGATGCATGCTTGCGGACACGATACGCATGTGGCCATACTCATGGCCGTGGCCGAGATCCTTGCCAAAAACAAAAATGATCTGAAAGGTACCGTCAAATTTATTTTCCAGCCTGCCGAAGAAGGTTCGCTGCCGGGTCTCACGGGCGGTGCCAACCTGATGGTCCAGGAAGGTGTGCTCGAAAATCCGAAAGTGGATGTGGTGTTCGGGATGCACATTCAATCGATCTCTCCCCTGGGAAGAATCACATATCGCCCCGCCGGGATGATGGCAGCGTCGGATTGGTTTTATATCAATATTAAAGGCAGACAATCACACGGTGCAGCACCCTGGATGGGTATCGATCCCATCGTGGTGGGATCGCAGATTATTTTAGGGCTGCAAACCATCGTCAGCCGTCAAACCGAATTGACGAAAGAAGCCGCGGTGATCACGGTGGGAAAATTTCAAGCGGGTGTTCGCGAAAATATCATTCCCGAAGAAGCCCAACTGGCCGGCACCATCCGCACCTTGGATGAAGACATGCAGAAAAAGATCCACGAAAAAATCAGACTGACCGCCACCAAAATTGCCGAGAGCGCAGGCGCTACAGCCGAGGTGACGATCGAAAACAAAACGCCGGTTACCTACAATGACATTCCGCTCACCGAGCGCATGGTGGCCAGCTTGCAAAAGGCGGCCGGTGCCGAAAATGTGGCGCGTATCAATGCCGTGACCGGAGCGGAAGATTTTGCATTCTATCAAAAGAAAGTGCCCGGATTCTTTTTCTTCGTCGGGGCTATGCCTCCGGATCAGGATCCCAGCAAAGTGCCTGCTCACCACACACCCGATTTCATGATCGACGAACGCGGCATGCTCACCGGGTTGAAAGCCATGCTGGATGTTACGTTGGATTATATGTACATGCCCGCCAGCGTGTCGTCTAAAAAATAA
- a CDS encoding prolyl oligopeptidase family serine peptidase has protein sequence MYRLTCLTLLLWSALCTHAQSVLDKLTVEKIMRDPKWIGVSPSNVSWSPDSKTVYFNWNPENAIADSLYSVTLQNPTPVMVPAKAQMTLPSRNGIFNKAYTVYVYEKNGDVFLYTVATAKIAQISNTVQRESSPAFSGDEKKILFNAGPNLFSWTIATGEFAQLTDFKEGKKSTPSYTDQDKWLHQDQLAYFDVLRERDRKQQLTQKNQKATQPKRPKKIYLDDKSADLLMLSPDEKFITYRVSKTSGPKSTIVPNYVTVSGFTEEIFSRPKVGAPVSSSEFYIYDIAHDTTQLVKMDALPGIADTLEYTKDYPSKKTSDADKKAKAMPRPVTVGNALWSEDGKYCVVTINSLDFKDRWITLLDPATQKLTTLSHQHDEAWISGNGFGNLGMGWLADNKQLWYTSEETGFLHLYTIDVATGTKKALTSGAFEVQQVWLSASKKLFYVVTNEVHPGEKQLYRLPVTGGKTERLTTLTGSHEIFLSPDEKNIAFRYSYSNKPWELFIMENKPGAKQRQITQSLSSEFKSYPWREPELITVKARDSKDIYARLYKPKTPNGAAVIFVHGAGYLQNAHRWWSSYYREYMFHNLLADLGYTVLDMDYRASAGYGRDWRTGIYRHMGGKDLTDNLDGARYLVDQHQIDPKRIGIYGGSYGGFITLMAMFTTPDVFAAGAALRPVTDWAHYNHPYTGSILNIPQSDSIAYAKSSPLYHAQGLKGALLICHGMVDVNVHFQDAVRLSQRLIELGKDNWELAVYPMEDHGFVEASSWTDEYKRILKLFEKNLKAK, from the coding sequence ATGTACCGCCTAACCTGCCTGACCTTGCTCCTCTGGAGTGCACTCTGCACGCATGCCCAATCCGTGCTGGACAAACTAACCGTTGAAAAAATAATGCGTGATCCCAAGTGGATCGGGGTGTCGCCCAGTAACGTTTCCTGGTCGCCCGACAGCAAGACCGTTTACTTTAACTGGAACCCGGAAAACGCGATCGCCGACTCCCTGTATTCAGTAACCCTCCAAAACCCTACACCGGTGATGGTTCCTGCCAAGGCGCAGATGACCCTGCCCTCGCGCAATGGGATCTTCAACAAGGCCTACACCGTTTATGTCTATGAAAAGAACGGCGATGTTTTTCTCTATACTGTCGCCACCGCCAAGATCGCGCAGATCTCCAATACCGTGCAGCGGGAATCGTCTCCTGCTTTTTCGGGCGATGAAAAAAAGATCCTGTTCAATGCAGGCCCCAACCTCTTTAGCTGGACGATCGCCACTGGTGAATTTGCCCAGCTCACTGACTTCAAGGAAGGCAAGAAAAGCACCCCATCCTATACCGACCAAGATAAGTGGTTGCATCAAGATCAACTCGCCTACTTCGATGTGCTGAGGGAACGCGACCGCAAGCAACAGCTCACTCAAAAAAATCAAAAGGCCACACAGCCGAAGCGACCCAAGAAGATCTACCTCGACGACAAGTCTGCGGATCTATTGATGTTGAGCCCGGATGAAAAATTTATCACCTATCGCGTGTCAAAAACATCCGGTCCCAAAAGCACGATCGTACCGAACTACGTGACGGTGTCCGGCTTTACGGAAGAAATTTTCTCGCGCCCCAAAGTGGGTGCGCCGGTGAGCAGCAGTGAGTTTTATATATACGACATCGCCCATGATACCACGCAACTTGTGAAAATGGATGCGCTGCCGGGGATAGCGGACACGCTGGAGTACACAAAAGATTATCCTTCCAAAAAGACATCCGACGCTGACAAAAAAGCCAAGGCTATGCCACGGCCGGTCACTGTGGGCAACGCCCTGTGGTCGGAGGATGGAAAATATTGTGTGGTGACCATAAACTCCCTCGACTTCAAAGATCGTTGGATCACTTTGCTTGATCCTGCCACCCAAAAGCTGACCACCTTGAGTCATCAACACGACGAAGCCTGGATCAGTGGCAACGGCTTTGGCAACCTCGGCATGGGCTGGCTGGCCGACAACAAGCAACTGTGGTACACCTCTGAAGAGACCGGCTTTCTACACCTCTACACGATCGACGTTGCCACGGGCACCAAAAAGGCACTCACCAGTGGTGCCTTCGAAGTGCAACAAGTGTGGCTCTCGGCCAGTAAGAAATTGTTTTACGTCGTAACGAATGAAGTACATCCCGGTGAAAAACAACTCTATCGCTTGCCCGTGACTGGTGGAAAAACCGAGCGACTGACAACCCTCACCGGCTCACATGAAATTTTTCTTTCACCCGACGAGAAGAACATTGCCTTCCGCTATTCCTACAGCAACAAACCGTGGGAGCTTTTCATCATGGAGAACAAGCCGGGTGCAAAACAGCGACAGATCACCCAGTCCCTTTCGAGCGAATTTAAATCTTATCCGTGGCGCGAGCCTGAGTTGATCACCGTCAAAGCGCGCGACTCCAAAGACATTTATGCGCGCCTGTATAAGCCAAAAACCCCCAACGGCGCGGCCGTCATCTTTGTGCACGGCGCGGGCTATCTTCAAAATGCCCACAGGTGGTGGAGCAGCTATTACCGTGAATACATGTTCCACAATTTACTGGCCGATCTGGGCTACACGGTGTTGGATATGGACTACCGCGCCAGTGCCGGTTATGGACGCGACTGGCGGACCGGCATCTATCGCCACATGGGTGGAAAAGATCTGACCGACAACCTCGATGGCGCGAGGTACCTGGTTGATCAACACCAGATCGATCCCAAGCGAATAGGTATCTATGGAGGCTCCTATGGTGGCTTCATCACGCTCATGGCCATGTTCACCACGCCCGATGTGTTTGCCGCCGGCGCGGCATTGCGGCCCGTCACCGACTGGGCGCACTACAATCATCCCTACACCGGCAGCATTCTCAACATCCCGCAAAGCGATAGCATCGCCTATGCAAAAAGTTCGCCGCTGTATCATGCGCAGGGGCTGAAGGGCGCGTTGCTGATCTGCCACGGCATGGTCGATGTGAACGTTCATTTCCAGGATGCCGTGCGTTTGTCGCAGCGTCTTATCGAACTAGGGAAAGACAATTGGGAACTCGCCGTTTATCCCATGGAAGATCATGGGTTTGTGGAAGCCAGCAGTTGGACCGATGAGTACAAGCGTATTTTGAAATTGTTCGAGAAGAATTTGAAGGCGAAGTAA
- a CDS encoding GNAT family N-acetyltransferase, translating into MSHVIIRPITPKDNQAMASVIRTVMPEFGAGGAGFAIHDNEVDNMAAAYSQLRTAYFVCEVDGVVVGGGGIAPLAGGEEDTCELKKMYFLSSGRGLGLGQRVLEACLLAAGRSDFRYCYLETFNTMKSAMKLYERNGFVKIPGPLGNTGHFACDTFYQLDLKARQIA; encoded by the coding sequence ATGTCACACGTCATCATCCGCCCCATTACCCCGAAAGACAACCAAGCCATGGCTTCTGTTATACGAACGGTCATGCCCGAGTTTGGCGCGGGCGGCGCAGGCTTTGCCATCCACGACAACGAGGTGGACAACATGGCCGCCGCCTATTCGCAGCTGCGAACGGCTTACTTTGTTTGTGAAGTGGATGGGGTCGTTGTTGGCGGGGGAGGCATCGCGCCCCTGGCCGGTGGCGAGGAAGATACCTGCGAATTAAAGAAGATGTATTTCCTTTCTTCAGGCCGCGGACTTGGGTTGGGCCAGCGGGTGTTGGAAGCGTGTTTGCTGGCGGCGGGACGATCGGATTTCCGATACTGTTATCTGGAGACCTTCAACACCATGAAGAGCGCCATGAAACTCTATGAAAGGAATGGGTTTGTTAAAATTCCGGGGCCCTTGGGGAATACGGGACACTTTGCTTGCGATACGTTTTATCAACTGGATTTGAAGGCCAGGCAGATCGCTTGA
- a CDS encoding N-formylglutamate amidohydrolase: protein MEPFIIHPATAPLVPILVSVPHCGTAFPAELKEQYRADFIEAPDDTDWFVNKLYDFAPSLGITMITAVYSRWVIDLNRDPHNKPLYTDGRIITGLCPTTNFLGEPLYKDQRQEVDAAETERRLQTYFWPYHQALQRQLQELKSTFGKVLLWDCHSIRQYVQTIYKEKFPDLILGDADGAAAAPALIDLAYKQLGSAKYSVSHNFPFKGGYITRSNGKPLENQHALQLEMSKIRYMDDTERSYHNERATEMRTLLKKTLTTLADYLQPKKAHEVL from the coding sequence ATGGAACCGTTCATCATTCATCCGGCCACGGCCCCACTCGTTCCGATCCTGGTGAGCGTGCCGCATTGTGGCACTGCCTTTCCCGCAGAGTTGAAAGAACAATACCGCGCCGACTTCATCGAGGCGCCGGATGATACGGATTGGTTTGTGAATAAACTTTACGATTTCGCGCCGTCGTTGGGCATTACCATGATCACGGCCGTGTACAGCCGGTGGGTGATCGATCTCAATCGCGATCCCCATAACAAACCGCTCTACACCGACGGACGGATCATCACCGGCCTTTGCCCCACGACGAATTTTTTGGGTGAACCACTTTATAAGGATCAAAGACAGGAAGTAGATGCAGCAGAAACGGAAAGAAGACTGCAAACTTATTTTTGGCCCTATCATCAGGCGCTTCAACGACAGTTGCAGGAATTGAAATCAACGTTTGGGAAAGTGTTGTTGTGGGATTGTCACTCCATCCGGCAATACGTCCAAACCATCTATAAAGAAAAATTCCCCGACCTCATTCTCGGCGACGCCGACGGTGCTGCTGCTGCGCCGGCGCTCATTGACCTGGCTTATAAACAATTGGGATCCGCGAAGTATTCGGTAAGTCACAATTTTCCATTTAAAGGTGGATACATCACGCGAAGCAACGGAAAGCCCCTGGAGAATCAACATGCACTACAGTTGGAGATGAGCAAGATCAGGTACATGGACGACACCGAACGATCGTATCACAACGAACGCGCCACCGAAATGCGAACGTTGTTAAAGAAGACATTGACAACATTGGCCGACTATCTTCAACCGAAAAAGGCACATGAAGTATTATAA
- a CDS encoding Rieske (2Fe-2S) protein produces the protein MEWIKIFAGEDIAREQLKEDKPRLLVVNGRRICLARHGGKFFAVQDACTHNGESLSKGQVNYLGEIVCPWHNYRFALDNGKACDSSCRDLATYPLKWDEGGFFIGM, from the coding sequence ATGGAGTGGATCAAAATATTTGCTGGAGAAGACATCGCCCGGGAGCAGTTAAAAGAAGATAAGCCGCGCCTGCTGGTGGTGAATGGTCGCCGCATTTGCCTGGCGCGACACGGCGGAAAATTCTTTGCCGTTCAGGACGCCTGCACCCACAACGGCGAATCGCTCAGCAAAGGACAAGTGAACTACCTGGGTGAGATCGTCTGCCCCTGGCACAACTACCGTTTTGCCCTCGACAACGGCAAAGCCTGTGACTCGTCTTGCCGCGATCTGGCCACCTATCCGTTGAAATGGGATGAGGGTGGTTTTTTTATCGGTATGTGA
- the hutF gene encoding formimidoylglutamate deiminase, with product MKYYKFKGLLLSKGWLSPAYVGVDDAGRIQHLSEQPPAEVVAFETVNGYALPGFQNAHSHAFQFAMAGMAEKHEPGSRDDFWSWREAMYKCALSLDPAQIEAVAAMLYAEMLRKGYTSVAEFHYLHHDPSGKPYANWAETGERLIAAAKTAGIKITLVPVFYQKGNFGEPPQPRQRRFISATLDDYLHLLDDSAAAVKNDENAKLGFGVHSLRAVNAEDVINTFKDGPTHIPFHLHAAEQRKEVSDCEAYLKKRPVQWLTENLPLNERFHIVHCTHMNNEEVLTLAKSGAQVVLCPGTEGNLGDGIFRLTDYARAGGNWSIGTDSHISLNPLEDLRWMDYAQRLTTHQRNTFDDGATKLMIKTLDGGRRAMTTSPLKDFFEINAPFDAAVFDAGNPFLERRLDQMLPSILYTCDASAILGTLVNGKWRVKNHVHLQQESIRAPFREAMKNLSF from the coding sequence ATGAAGTATTATAAATTCAAAGGTTTGTTGTTGAGCAAAGGTTGGCTTTCTCCCGCCTATGTGGGTGTGGATGACGCGGGACGGATTCAGCATTTGTCGGAGCAACCCCCCGCAGAGGTCGTTGCTTTTGAAACCGTGAATGGTTATGCCTTGCCGGGTTTTCAAAATGCGCACTCGCACGCCTTTCAATTTGCGATGGCCGGCATGGCCGAGAAACATGAACCCGGATCGCGCGACGATTTCTGGAGCTGGCGCGAAGCGATGTACAAATGTGCCCTGAGCCTTGACCCGGCACAGATTGAAGCCGTGGCGGCAATGCTTTACGCAGAAATGCTTCGCAAAGGATATACGAGCGTGGCGGAATTTCACTATCTGCACCACGATCCCTCCGGAAAGCCCTATGCGAATTGGGCCGAAACCGGCGAGCGACTGATTGCCGCGGCAAAGACTGCGGGCATTAAAATAACGCTGGTGCCGGTGTTTTATCAAAAAGGAAATTTCGGAGAACCACCTCAACCCCGACAGCGGCGTTTTATTTCAGCGACACTCGACGACTACCTTCACCTGCTCGACGATTCGGCGGCCGCCGTAAAGAACGACGAAAATGCCAAGCTCGGGTTTGGCGTGCATTCGCTTCGCGCCGTGAATGCGGAGGATGTGATCAACACTTTCAAAGACGGCCCTACTCATATTCCCTTCCATCTTCACGCCGCGGAACAACGCAAGGAAGTTTCCGATTGTGAAGCCTATCTGAAAAAGCGACCCGTGCAGTGGCTCACGGAAAATCTTCCGTTGAATGAACGCTTCCACATCGTTCACTGCACCCACATGAACAATGAGGAAGTTTTGACATTGGCGAAGTCTGGCGCGCAGGTAGTGCTATGCCCCGGCACGGAAGGAAACTTGGGAGATGGCATTTTCAGATTGACCGACTACGCGCGCGCGGGAGGAAACTGGTCCATTGGTACCGATAGCCACATCAGCCTAAACCCGCTGGAAGACCTGCGCTGGATGGACTATGCCCAACGGCTCACCACCCACCAACGCAACACGTTTGACGACGGCGCCACCAAACTAATGATCAAAACGCTGGACGGTGGCCGCCGCGCCATGACCACGTCACCCCTAAAAGATTTCTTTGAGATAAACGCTCCGTTTGATGCGGCGGTCTTCGATGCGGGGAATCCCTTCCTGGAGCGACGATTGGATCAAATGCTGCCGTCCATTTTATACACCTGCGATGCATCAGCCATTTTGGGCACCCTGGTGAACGGGAAATGGCGTGTGAAAAATCACGTCCATTTGCAGCAAGAGAGCATCCGCGCTCCCTTTCGCGAAGCCATGAAAAACCTTTCTTTTTAG
- a CDS encoding DEAD/DEAH box helicase, whose protein sequence is MLFDDAFDQPKPAVRPALPAGTVIDYEIGFLFNFASGKSTRFDLEPVLLFKRGPYTEYKRISLQSERALAYLQPLEDTLYKDFLAFSDDRLLDWMTNTGNRFIRNHSGTWAHVSAKELVNLRKHYRDLLEKLWPALNAWPNLFVLKAGRFNNNQQQFVKLGNDVAIRFTADRKGDTIVLNLVLALDGRVSPLNLLGGFLLEKEGLLYLPPDAQTLAWIDTFKKGALSFPLSIKKEVVSKYIIPWLDKYPVAIDDKLNIAITTPEQQPGVFLSELNESNLMIRPQFLYAETPIDYSEERFVVTEEGEAIKIIRRNKEQEKTLYEYLRTLHNSFKNQRNNLYYYLPFDEVMKRGWFITMMRKVQDQGYGVHGLHELQKFRYTTHIPKFTISASSQPDGFDLKVTIQWGEHMVSLKEIRHAILNRQDTIMLEDGTLGHIPEEWISQYSLLLRTGTEENGTLKVSKLHYTLLEDILDKIDDNTVQQDIEARKEKLLKYDDIQKVALSTEIKASLRPYQQSGFHWLQALDELGWGGCLADDMGLGKTLQTISFLQFVKEKYPGSTQLVVCPTSLIFNWENELQKFCPSIKFHTHYGLQRSFTETHFADYDVVLTTYGVVRNDLEDLTGFLWQYIILDESQAIKNPDARVTKAVIQLQAVNRVILSGTPIQNNTSDLFAQFNFLNPGLLGTREFFNREFAIPIDKLGSKEKTAYLRKLINPFTLRRTKEQVAKDLPDKTVMVLWCTMEAEQRRTYNDYRDRYKSTLMKRIDEDGLGKSGVYVLEGLLRLRQICDHPALVEKSEEPVKPSVKIEELTREMRENAGDHKFLVFSQFTEMLHLIRDEFEAAGISYCYLDGSTSLNNRREQVEKFQSDSTIKAFLISLKAGGVGLNLTVADYVYLVDPWWNPASEQQAIDRAHRIGQTRKVFAYKMICKDTVEEKILQLQERKKMLADDLIQEDSGFVKNLSREDVEFLFG, encoded by the coding sequence ATGCTTTTTGACGATGCGTTTGATCAACCCAAACCAGCGGTGCGCCCGGCGCTCCCCGCGGGCACGGTGATCGACTACGAGATTGGTTTTTTATTCAACTTTGCTTCCGGAAAATCCACGCGCTTTGATCTGGAGCCGGTGCTCCTTTTTAAAAGGGGACCCTACACCGAATACAAAAGAATTTCCCTGCAATCGGAACGCGCGCTTGCCTACTTGCAACCGCTGGAGGACACGCTATACAAAGACTTCCTGGCTTTTTCGGATGACCGCCTCCTGGATTGGATGACCAACACAGGCAACCGTTTCATCCGGAATCATTCAGGCACGTGGGCCCATGTTTCGGCCAAAGAGCTGGTGAACCTGCGCAAACACTACCGCGATTTGCTGGAAAAACTTTGGCCGGCGCTAAATGCCTGGCCGAATCTATTTGTTCTGAAAGCCGGACGCTTCAACAACAATCAGCAACAGTTTGTCAAGCTTGGCAACGATGTGGCTATACGGTTCACGGCCGATCGCAAAGGCGACACCATCGTCTTGAACCTCGTGTTGGCTTTGGATGGTCGCGTATCGCCTCTCAACCTGTTGGGTGGCTTTTTGTTGGAAAAGGAAGGCTTGCTCTACCTGCCTCCCGATGCGCAAACGCTGGCGTGGATCGACACGTTCAAGAAAGGAGCGCTTTCATTCCCGTTGTCTATTAAAAAGGAAGTGGTCTCCAAATACATTATCCCGTGGCTGGATAAATATCCCGTGGCCATCGACGATAAATTGAACATCGCGATCACCACCCCGGAACAGCAACCGGGTGTTTTTCTCAGCGAATTGAACGAGAGCAACCTGATGATCCGCCCGCAATTCCTCTATGCCGAAACGCCTATTGACTATAGCGAAGAACGTTTCGTGGTGACCGAAGAGGGCGAGGCCATCAAGATCATTCGCCGCAACAAGGAACAGGAGAAGACGCTCTATGAATATTTGCGCACGCTTCACAACTCTTTCAAGAACCAGCGCAACAACCTTTACTACTATCTTCCTTTTGATGAAGTGATGAAACGCGGGTGGTTCATCACCATGATGCGCAAAGTGCAGGACCAAGGCTATGGCGTCCATGGCTTGCATGAGCTGCAGAAATTCAGATACACCACGCATATTCCGAAGTTTACCATTTCGGCATCTTCACAGCCCGACGGTTTCGATTTGAAAGTGACCATCCAGTGGGGAGAGCATATGGTGAGCCTGAAAGAGATCCGTCACGCCATCCTAAACCGGCAGGACACGATCATGCTGGAAGACGGAACGTTGGGGCATATTCCGGAAGAATGGATCAGTCAATACAGCCTGCTGTTGCGCACGGGAACAGAAGAAAACGGCACGCTGAAGGTGAGCAAGCTCCACTACACGCTGCTGGAAGACATCCTGGATAAAATAGACGACAACACCGTTCAACAGGACATCGAAGCCCGCAAGGAGAAACTCCTGAAATACGACGACATTCAAAAAGTGGCGTTGTCCACAGAAATAAAAGCGTCGTTGCGACCCTACCAGCAATCGGGCTTTCACTGGTTGCAGGCGCTCGACGAGTTGGGTTGGGGCGGCTGTCTGGCCGACGACATGGGGTTGGGGAAAACGCTGCAGACCATTTCCTTTTTGCAGTTTGTAAAAGAAAAATATCCCGGCAGCACCCAACTGGTCGTGTGTCCCACATCGTTGATCTTTAACTGGGAAAATGAATTGCAAAAATTTTGTCCCAGCATAAAATTTCACACGCACTACGGTTTGCAGCGGAGTTTCACCGAAACACATTTTGCCGACTACGACGTGGTGCTGACCACCTACGGTGTCGTGCGCAACGACCTCGAGGATCTGACCGGGTTCTTATGGCAATACATCATCCTGGACGAAAGCCAGGCCATAAAAAATCCGGATGCCCGCGTCACAAAAGCCGTGATCCAGTTGCAGGCCGTGAACCGCGTTATTTTGAGTGGAACGCCCATTCAAAACAACACGTCGGATCTCTTTGCTCAATTCAATTTTCTAAACCCTGGCCTGTTGGGCACACGCGAATTCTTTAACCGTGAGTTTGCCATTCCCATCGACAAACTGGGCAGCAAAGAAAAAACAGCTTACTTAAGAAAACTCATCAACCCGTTCACCCTCCGTCGCACCAAAGAACAAGTGGCGAAGGACTTGCCCGACAAAACCGTGATGGTGCTCTGGTGCACCATGGAAGCCGAGCAACGCCGCACCTACAACGACTATCGCGATCGCTACAAGAGCACCCTCATGAAGCGAATTGATGAGGATGGATTGGGTAAATCGGGCGTATATGTTTTGGAAGGTTTGCTGAGACTCCGGCAGATCTGCGATCACCCCGCATTGGTTGAAAAATCGGAAGAGCCGGTGAAGCCCTCCGTGAAGATCGAAGAACTGACGCGCGAAATGCGAGAGAACGCCGGAGATCATAAATTCCTGGTCTTCTCGCAGTTCACCGAAATGCTCCACCTGATCCGCGACGAATTTGAAGCGGCGGGCATTTCTTATTGCTACCTGGATGGAAGCACCTCGCTAAACAACCGCAGAGAACAAGTGGAGAAATTTCAGTCCGACAGCACGATCAAAGCGTTCCTCATCTCGCTTAAGGCCGGTGGTGTTGGTCTTAACCTCACCGTGGCCGACTACGTCTATCTCGTTGATCCCTGGTGGAATCCCGCGTCTGAACAACAAGCCATCGACCGCGCACACCGCATTGGGCAAACACGGAAAGTGTTTGCTTACAAAATGATCTGCAAGGACACCGTGGAGGAAAAAATTCTTCAGCTCCAGGAACGCAAGAAAATGTTGGCCGACGATCTGATCCAGGAAGATTCCGGCTTTGTAAAAAATCTCTCCCGCGAGGATGTGGAATTCTTGTTCGGCTAA